One part of the Paraburkholderia flagellata genome encodes these proteins:
- a CDS encoding glutamine--tRNA ligase/YqeY domain fusion protein, with protein MNTERKDADRTDAPAASNFIRNIIDDDNQSGKWAQRVETRFPPEPNGYLHIGHAKSICLNFGVAKRYGGVCHLRFDDTNPEKEDVEYVNSIIDAVEWLGFEWKKDDNEYLFYASDYYDKLYEFAELLIQRGKAYVDSQSPEEMRANRGSATEAGKNSPFRDRSVDENLDLFRRMKAGEFEEGAHVLRAKIDMASPNFNMRDPVIYRIRFAHHYRTGDKWCVYPMYDYTHCISDALENITHSLCTLEFEDHRPLYDWVLNELADAGVFTRPLPQQIEFSRLNLTYAITSKRKLLQLVTENHVDGWDDPRMPTIVGVRRRGFTPEAIQLFCERIGVTKVDSWIDMSVFEGALRDDLDDKAPRATAVLDPLKLVIDNYPEGQSEACSAPVHPHHPERGNRAFAFSRELWIEREDFQETPPKGYFRLFPGNKVRLKYGFVVECTGAEKDADGNIIAVHCNYFPDSKSGTEGASSYKVKGTIHWVSADNAVPAEVRLYDRLFREEQPDAGGRDFLEALNPDSKRVVQAYLEPGARNAAPEDRYQFERHGYFVADRYDSKPAAPVFNRIVGLRDSWGK; from the coding sequence ATGAATACCGAACGTAAAGACGCCGACCGCACGGACGCGCCTGCGGCATCCAATTTCATCCGCAACATCATCGACGACGACAACCAGTCGGGCAAGTGGGCGCAGCGCGTCGAAACGCGCTTCCCGCCTGAGCCGAACGGCTATCTGCACATCGGCCACGCGAAGAGCATCTGCCTGAACTTCGGAGTGGCGAAGCGCTATGGCGGCGTGTGCCATCTGCGCTTCGACGACACCAACCCGGAAAAGGAAGACGTCGAGTACGTCAACTCGATCATCGACGCCGTCGAGTGGCTCGGCTTCGAGTGGAAGAAGGACGACAACGAATATCTCTTCTACGCGAGCGACTACTACGACAAGCTCTACGAGTTCGCCGAACTGCTGATCCAGCGCGGCAAGGCGTATGTGGACAGCCAGTCGCCGGAAGAGATGCGCGCGAACCGCGGCTCGGCCACGGAAGCGGGCAAGAACTCGCCGTTCCGCGATCGCTCCGTGGACGAAAACCTCGACCTGTTCCGCCGCATGAAGGCGGGCGAATTCGAGGAAGGTGCGCATGTGCTGCGCGCGAAGATCGACATGGCGTCGCCGAACTTCAACATGCGCGACCCGGTCATCTACCGCATCCGTTTCGCGCATCACTACCGCACCGGCGACAAGTGGTGCGTGTATCCGATGTACGACTACACGCACTGCATCTCGGACGCGCTGGAAAACATCACGCATTCGCTGTGCACGCTCGAGTTCGAAGATCACCGCCCGCTGTACGACTGGGTGCTCAATGAACTGGCCGATGCCGGCGTGTTCACGCGCCCGCTCCCGCAGCAAATCGAGTTTTCGCGTCTGAACCTCACGTACGCGATCACGAGCAAGCGCAAGCTGCTGCAACTCGTGACCGAAAACCACGTCGACGGCTGGGACGACCCGCGCATGCCCACCATCGTCGGCGTGCGCCGCCGCGGCTTCACGCCTGAGGCCATCCAGCTCTTCTGCGAGCGCATCGGTGTGACGAAGGTCGATTCGTGGATCGACATGAGCGTGTTCGAAGGCGCGCTGCGCGACGACCTCGACGACAAGGCCCCGCGTGCGACCGCCGTGCTCGATCCGCTCAAGCTCGTGATCGACAACTACCCCGAAGGCCAGTCCGAAGCATGCAGCGCGCCGGTGCATCCGCATCATCCGGAGCGCGGCAATCGCGCGTTCGCGTTTTCACGCGAACTGTGGATCGAGCGCGAGGACTTCCAGGAAACGCCGCCGAAGGGCTATTTCCGCCTGTTCCCGGGTAACAAGGTGCGGCTGAAGTACGGCTTCGTCGTCGAATGCACGGGCGCAGAGAAGGACGCCGACGGCAACATCATTGCCGTGCATTGCAACTATTTCCCCGACAGCAAATCGGGCACCGAAGGCGCGAGCAGTTACAAGGTCAAGGGCACGATCCACTGGGTCAGCGCCGACAACGCCGTGCCTGCCGAAGTGCGCCTCTACGATCGCCTGTTCCGCGAAGAGCAGCCCGACGCGGGCGGCCGCGACTTCCTCGAAGCGCTCAATCCGGATTCGAAGCGCGTGGTGCAAGCGTATCTGGAACCGGGCGCACGCAACGCCGCGCCGGAAGACCGCTATCAGTTCGAGCGCCATGGCTACTTCGTCGCCGACCGCTACGATTCGAAGCCGGCTGCGCCGGTGTTCAACCGCATCGTCGGTTTGCGCGACAGCTGGGGCAAGTAA
- a CDS encoding RT0821/Lpp0805 family surface protein, whose amino-acid sequence MSRMPRTLHTLSALGAALFVTIGMGSAHAANLGFLNNTPMSFMNQADYASLQNAVRDAVEHKADGESTTWSNEGSRNGTRINSTITPSNTQKEGDKTCRDTEVVINAKGQSMTLRPHFCRTGQGAWVFQKQH is encoded by the coding sequence ATGTCGAGAATGCCCCGAACCCTCCACACGCTGAGCGCCCTGGGCGCGGCGCTCTTTGTCACGATTGGCATGGGCAGCGCGCATGCCGCCAACCTGGGTTTTCTGAACAACACGCCCATGTCGTTCATGAATCAGGCGGACTACGCCTCGCTCCAGAACGCCGTGCGCGACGCCGTCGAGCACAAGGCCGATGGCGAGAGCACGACGTGGTCGAACGAAGGCTCGCGCAATGGCACGCGCATCAACTCGACCATCACGCCGTCGAATACGCAAAAGGAAGGCGACAAGACGTGCCGCGACACCGAGGTCGTCATCAACGCGAAGGGCCAGTCGATGACGCTGCGTCCGCACTTCTGCCGCACGGGCCAGGGCGCGTGGGTTTTCCAGAAGCAGCACTGA
- a CDS encoding cytochrome-c peroxidase: MLRRLARRTARTQSAMRDRSHGGARRPAGLFAMAAVLSSLLMACDGGTPGSANTEATTGASGSASRAQDANANARAAQGVKLMKIAAPAQGGQTRAEVYAQVRRMTVLGKQMFFDPLLSGSGKMACASCHSPDHAFTPTNALDVQIGGADMRRQGMRAVPTLKYLQAVPAFAEHYHDSDDEGDESVDAGPTGGLTWDGRVDRGSDQARIPLLSAFEMASSPTKVAEAVRAAPYVEAFRETFGARVLADDDATFKAVLKSLETFEQSPEVFYPYTSKYDAYLAGKATLSAAELRGLQLFNDEKKGNCASCHISQRAKDGSPPQFSDFGLIAVGVPRNRALAVNHDRKFFDLGACGPERTDLDHRAEFCGLFRTPTLRNVALKKSFFHNGIYHSLEDVLRFYARRDTNPEEFYPVVKGRVQKFDDLPRRYWVNLNTDPPFDRKPGDAPVFSNAEIKDVIAFLGTLTDGWQPRAQ; the protein is encoded by the coding sequence ATGTTGCGTAGATTGGCGCGTCGTACGGCGCGAACACAAAGTGCGATGCGGGATCGATCGCACGGCGGCGCACGCCGCCCAGCGGGGCTTTTCGCGATGGCGGCCGTGTTGTCGTCGCTGCTGATGGCGTGCGATGGCGGCACGCCCGGTTCCGCCAATACCGAGGCAACGACAGGCGCATCTGGGAGCGCCTCGCGCGCGCAAGACGCCAATGCGAACGCGCGCGCCGCACAGGGCGTAAAGCTGATGAAGATCGCCGCGCCCGCGCAAGGCGGGCAGACGCGTGCCGAGGTCTACGCGCAGGTCCGCCGCATGACAGTGCTTGGCAAGCAGATGTTCTTCGACCCGTTGCTCTCGGGCTCGGGCAAGATGGCGTGCGCGTCGTGCCACAGCCCCGACCATGCGTTCACGCCGACCAACGCGCTCGACGTGCAGATCGGCGGCGCGGATATGCGACGCCAGGGCATGCGCGCCGTGCCGACGCTCAAGTATCTGCAGGCGGTGCCGGCGTTCGCCGAGCACTATCACGACTCCGACGACGAAGGCGATGAAAGCGTCGATGCGGGCCCGACCGGCGGGCTCACGTGGGATGGCCGCGTCGATCGCGGCTCGGACCAGGCGCGCATTCCGTTGCTCTCGGCGTTCGAGATGGCGAGTTCGCCGACGAAGGTGGCCGAGGCCGTGCGGGCGGCACCGTACGTAGAGGCGTTTCGCGAGACATTCGGCGCGCGCGTCCTGGCTGACGACGATGCGACCTTCAAGGCCGTGCTGAAGTCACTGGAGACATTCGAGCAGTCGCCCGAGGTGTTCTATCCGTACACGAGCAAGTACGACGCGTACCTGGCCGGCAAGGCCACGCTCAGCGCCGCCGAACTGCGCGGGCTGCAGCTCTTCAACGACGAGAAGAAGGGCAATTGTGCGAGCTGCCATATCAGTCAGCGTGCGAAGGACGGCTCGCCTCCGCAATTCAGCGACTTCGGTTTGATCGCGGTGGGCGTGCCGCGCAATCGCGCGCTTGCCGTGAATCACGACCGCAAGTTTTTCGATCTGGGTGCATGCGGCCCGGAACGCACGGACCTCGATCATCGCGCGGAATTTTGCGGGCTCTTCCGCACGCCGACGCTGCGCAACGTCGCGCTCAAGAAGTCGTTTTTCCACAACGGCATCTATCACTCGCTCGAAGACGTGCTGCGTTTTTATGCGCGGCGCGATACGAATCCAGAGGAGTTTTATCCGGTGGTGAAGGGCAGGGTGCAGAAGTTCGACGATTTGCCGCGCCGCTACTGGGTGAATCTCAACACGGACCCGCCGTTCGATCGCAAGCCGGGCGACGCGCCGGTGTTCAGCAACGCCGAAATCAAGGACGTGATCGCGTTTCTCGGCACACTCACCGACGGCTGGCAGCCGCGGGCGCAGTGA
- a CDS encoding acid phosphatase — translation MINRKWFYATPIAVAAATLAVAACGGNDSSKPGLSSVKNIVVIYAENRSFDNLYGSFPGANGLQNVSAQSTQQLDRDGSVLATLPTVWNGLTQTGVTPVVTAAMTENMPNAPFAIDDAKGYNVPLSLTTRDLYHRFYENQMQIHGGKNDMFAAYADSGGLVMGHYTTSAEKLPLWKIAQQYTLADNFFMGAFGGSFLNHQWLICACTPYYANADTNPAKPTISAVDADGVSLTLASNSPKSALDGIPKFVKSGNLTPDFYAVNTMQPPYQPSGNAAASGGDANLADPSNASTMPAQTVQNIGDLLSNAGVTWAWYGGAWGAAVSAAQNSTSGVIYGANMTAPNFQPHHQPFNYFANYAPGTDARAKHLLDGGMDGTEFIKAIDAGALPAVAFYKPQGNLNEHAGYTDVTSGDQHIVDVIAHLQKSPQWNNMVVVVTYDENGGFWDHVAPPKGDRWGPGSRIPALIISPYAKKGYVDHTQYDTTSILRLITRRFSLPTLPGLASRDAALKSNGAQPMGDLTNALDVKL, via the coding sequence ATGATCAACAGAAAATGGTTCTATGCCACGCCGATCGCGGTAGCTGCGGCGACCCTGGCCGTCGCAGCTTGTGGCGGCAACGACAGCAGCAAGCCCGGCCTTTCGTCGGTGAAGAACATTGTCGTGATCTACGCGGAAAACCGCAGCTTCGACAACCTGTACGGCAGCTTCCCGGGCGCCAACGGCCTGCAGAACGTGAGCGCGCAAAGCACGCAGCAGCTCGATCGCGACGGCTCCGTGCTCGCTACGCTGCCGACCGTCTGGAACGGTCTCACGCAAACGGGCGTCACGCCCGTGGTGACCGCGGCGATGACCGAGAACATGCCGAATGCGCCGTTCGCCATCGACGACGCGAAGGGCTATAACGTCCCGCTCTCGCTCACGACGCGCGACCTGTATCACCGCTTCTACGAGAACCAGATGCAGATTCACGGCGGCAAGAACGATATGTTCGCCGCCTACGCCGACTCCGGCGGTCTCGTGATGGGGCACTACACGACGAGCGCCGAAAAGCTGCCGCTCTGGAAGATCGCCCAGCAATACACGCTCGCCGACAACTTCTTCATGGGCGCGTTCGGCGGCTCGTTCCTGAACCACCAGTGGCTGATCTGCGCGTGCACGCCGTACTACGCGAACGCGGACACGAACCCCGCCAAGCCGACGATTTCAGCCGTAGACGCCGACGGCGTCTCACTCACGCTCGCGTCGAACTCGCCGAAGTCGGCGCTCGATGGCATTCCGAAGTTCGTGAAATCGGGCAATCTGACGCCGGACTTCTATGCGGTCAACACGATGCAGCCGCCGTATCAGCCGAGCGGCAACGCAGCGGCTTCGGGCGGCGACGCGAACCTGGCCGACCCGTCGAATGCCTCCACGATGCCCGCGCAAACGGTGCAGAACATCGGCGACCTGCTTTCGAACGCGGGCGTGACGTGGGCGTGGTACGGCGGCGCGTGGGGCGCGGCCGTGAGCGCAGCGCAGAACAGCACCTCGGGCGTGATCTACGGTGCGAACATGACGGCGCCGAACTTCCAGCCGCACCATCAGCCGTTCAACTACTTCGCCAACTACGCGCCGGGCACCGACGCGCGCGCGAAGCACCTGCTCGACGGCGGCATGGACGGCACGGAGTTCATCAAGGCGATCGATGCAGGCGCGCTGCCGGCAGTGGCGTTCTACAAGCCGCAGGGCAACCTGAACGAGCACGCGGGCTACACGGATGTGACGAGTGGCGACCAGCACATTGTCGACGTCATCGCGCATCTGCAGAAGAGCCCGCAGTGGAACAACATGGTCGTGGTCGTTACTTACGACGAAAACGGCGGTTTCTGGGATCACGTTGCGCCGCCCAAGGGCGACCGCTGGGGTCCGGGCTCGCGCATTCCCGCGCTCATCATCTCGCCGTATGCGAAGAAGGGTTACGTCGACCACACGCAGTACGACACGACCTCGATCCTGCGCCTCATCACGCGTCGCTTCTCGCTGCCCACGCTGCCGGGACTTGCCAGCCGCGACGCCGCGCTCAAGAGCAACGGCGCCCAGCCGATGGGCGATCTGACCAACGCGCTCGACGTCAAGCTCTAA
- a CDS encoding PH domain-containing protein, which translates to MTTDPPPQDALPYRLITAQILTEVIVKYVESTPLPGERIVWEAHPCFWAMGPRITFSLLLMVWGVLIGTMGTSPFAAVGFFVAGLGLFGASLVAWWTTEFAVTNKRVVAKFGALRRHTVELTLAKIESVRVEQSLIGRIFDYGSLVIGGGGLIATPIPGISNPHEFHRMVFLALAAEEPVPLRLVA; encoded by the coding sequence TTGACCACGGATCCTCCTCCACAAGATGCATTACCTTACAGATTAATTACTGCACAAATCTTGACGGAGGTCATTGTGAAATACGTCGAATCGACTCCCCTGCCAGGCGAGAGGATCGTCTGGGAGGCGCACCCCTGCTTCTGGGCGATGGGTCCGCGTATCACATTCAGCCTTTTGCTCATGGTTTGGGGCGTGCTCATCGGCACCATGGGGACGTCACCGTTTGCTGCGGTGGGGTTTTTCGTCGCAGGGCTGGGACTGTTCGGCGCCTCGCTAGTCGCCTGGTGGACGACGGAATTCGCCGTGACCAATAAGCGCGTGGTGGCGAAGTTCGGCGCGCTGCGTCGGCACACGGTGGAGTTGACACTTGCGAAGATCGAGAGCGTGCGGGTCGAGCAAAGCCTGATTGGCCGGATATTCGACTATGGTTCGCTCGTCATTGGCGGCGGCGGCCTCATCGCGACGCCGATTCCCGGCATCTCGAATCCGCACGAGTTTCACCGTATGGTGTTTCTTGCGCTGGCGGCCGAGGAGCCAGTGCCGCTGCGGCTCGTGGCGTGA
- a CDS encoding RBBP9/YdeN family alpha/beta hydrolase codes for MTKSETRVLVLPGYMDSGPGHWQTRWEAAHAGFTRVQMPDWMHPDCEAWCATLEAAVHRAPAGVRLAAHSLGCLTVAHWAAHHASAATRAKVAGALLVALPDPHGPEFPRDARGFDPVPLAALPFASVVVASSDDPYGGVAFSGRCAQAWGGRWIDIGARGHINAQSGLDDWPQGLEWLMSAGK; via the coding sequence GTGACGAAGAGCGAAACGCGTGTACTGGTGCTGCCAGGCTATATGGATTCGGGGCCGGGGCACTGGCAGACGCGCTGGGAAGCCGCGCACGCGGGCTTCACGCGGGTGCAGATGCCTGACTGGATGCACCCGGACTGCGAGGCGTGGTGCGCGACGCTGGAGGCCGCCGTGCATCGCGCGCCTGCTGGCGTGCGGCTCGCCGCCCACAGCCTGGGCTGCCTGACCGTGGCGCACTGGGCAGCGCATCACGCGAGCGCCGCGACCCGCGCGAAGGTGGCCGGCGCGCTGCTGGTGGCGCTACCCGATCCGCACGGTCCCGAATTTCCGCGTGACGCGCGGGGCTTCGATCCGGTTCCGCTGGCGGCGCTGCCGTTTGCGAGCGTCGTGGTCGCCAGCAGCGACGATCCGTATGGCGGCGTGGCGTTTTCCGGGCGCTGCGCGCAGGCGTGGGGTGGCCGCTGGATCGACATCGGCGCGCGCGGGCATATCAATGCGCAAAGCGGGCTCGACGACTGGCCGCAGGGGCTGGAGTGGCTGATGTCGGCGGGGAAATAG
- a CDS encoding CaiB/BaiF CoA transferase family protein has protein sequence MGALSHIRVLDLTRVLAGPWCAQTLADFGADVIKVERPGAGDDTRHWGPPYLKTPDGADTAEAAYYLAANRNKRSVTVDIATPEGQRIVRELAAQSDVVLENYKAGQLKKYGLDYASLREVKPDLIYCSVTGFGQTGPYASRAGYDFIVQGMGGFMSITGERDALPGGGPQKAGVAIADLMTGMYSTIAVLTALAHRDRTGIGQYIDMALLDVQVAMLANMNSNYLASGNPPARWGNAHPNIVPYQAFQTSDSWIILAVGNDGQFRKFVEVAGQPELADDERFATNPARVRHRDTLVPIVAGLIRARAKADWISALEAAGVPCGPINNLAEVFENEQVIARGLQVDVPHPSGGTARLVGNPIRMSETPPRVASHPPTLGEHTDAVLREVLGYGDEQVAALRGKGVV, from the coding sequence ATGGGCGCTCTCAGCCATATCCGCGTACTCGACCTCACCCGCGTCCTCGCCGGACCGTGGTGCGCACAGACCCTCGCCGACTTCGGCGCCGACGTAATCAAGGTGGAGCGCCCCGGCGCCGGCGACGACACGCGCCACTGGGGGCCTCCGTACCTGAAGACGCCCGATGGCGCGGATACCGCCGAGGCAGCCTATTACCTCGCCGCGAACCGCAACAAGCGCTCGGTGACGGTGGATATCGCCACGCCCGAGGGTCAGCGCATCGTCCGCGAACTGGCTGCGCAAAGCGATGTCGTGCTGGAAAACTACAAGGCAGGGCAGTTGAAGAAATACGGGCTCGACTACGCGTCGCTGCGTGAGGTAAAGCCTGACCTCATCTACTGCTCGGTCACCGGATTCGGCCAGACGGGACCCTATGCCTCGCGCGCGGGCTACGACTTCATCGTGCAGGGCATGGGCGGTTTCATGAGCATTACCGGCGAGCGCGACGCGCTGCCGGGCGGCGGTCCGCAAAAGGCGGGCGTCGCGATCGCCGACCTGATGACCGGCATGTATTCGACCATCGCCGTGCTCACCGCGCTCGCGCACCGCGATCGCACGGGTATTGGCCAATACATCGACATGGCTTTGCTCGACGTGCAGGTGGCCATGCTCGCGAACATGAACTCGAACTACCTGGCAAGCGGCAATCCGCCTGCGCGCTGGGGCAACGCGCATCCCAACATCGTGCCCTATCAGGCATTTCAGACGAGCGACAGCTGGATCATCCTCGCAGTGGGCAACGACGGACAGTTCCGCAAGTTCGTCGAGGTGGCGGGCCAGCCCGAGCTTGCCGACGACGAGCGCTTCGCGACCAATCCGGCGCGCGTGCGCCATCGCGACACGCTCGTGCCGATCGTCGCCGGGTTGATTCGCGCGCGCGCGAAAGCCGACTGGATCAGCGCGCTCGAAGCCGCGGGCGTGCCGTGCGGGCCGATCAACAACCTCGCGGAAGTGTTCGAGAACGAGCAGGTGATCGCGCGCGGACTGCAGGTCGATGTGCCTCATCCTTCGGGCGGCACGGCGCGGCTCGTGGGCAACCCGATCCGAATGAGCGAGACGCCGCCGCGCGTGGCGAGCCATCCGCCCACGCTCGGCGAGCATACCGATGCGGTGCTGCGCGAGGTGCTCGGCTACGGCGATGAGCAAGTGGCGGCGTTGCGGGGCAAGGGCGTGGTGTGA
- a CDS encoding NUDIX domain-containing protein has translation MNGKIVSCGIVLLDPEGRVLLAHATGTNHWDIPKGQGEPGETESESARREMVEETGIEVAGSRLVDLGRYLYRRDKDLHLFAARASADELDLSRCVCVSLFPRREDGVMIPEMDAWRWTLPGEVDRYASRSLTRLFNTSLSLAELHRRL, from the coding sequence GTGAACGGCAAGATCGTTTCGTGCGGCATCGTGCTGCTCGATCCTGAAGGCCGCGTACTGCTCGCGCACGCAACCGGCACGAATCACTGGGACATTCCGAAGGGGCAGGGCGAGCCCGGCGAGACCGAATCGGAGAGCGCGCGCCGCGAGATGGTCGAGGAGACCGGCATCGAAGTCGCGGGGTCGCGGCTCGTCGATCTTGGACGCTATCTGTACCGGCGCGACAAGGATCTGCATCTCTTTGCCGCGCGCGCAAGTGCCGATGAACTCGACCTCTCGCGTTGCGTTTGCGTGTCGCTCTTTCCTCGCCGCGAGGACGGCGTGATGATTCCGGAAATGGACGCGTGGCGCTGGACCCTACCCGGCGAAGTGGATCGCTACGCGAGCCGCAGTCTCACGCGCCTCTTCAACACGTCGCTCTCGCTCGCGGAACTGCATCGCAGACTGTAG
- the alaS gene encoding alanine--tRNA ligase, with product MKAADIREKFLKFFESKGHTIVRSSSLVPGNDPTLLFTNSGMVQFKDVFLGTDKRPYTRATTAQRSVRAGGKHNDLENVGYTARHHTFFEMLGNFSFGDYFKRDAIHYCWELLTKVYALPAEKLTVTVYQEDDEAFDIWAKEIGVPVERIIRIGDNKGARYASDNFWQMADTGPCGPCSEVFYDHGPEIWGGPPGSPEEDGDRFIEIWNLVFMQFNRDAQGNMTPLPKQCVDTGMGLERLAAVLQHVHSNYEIDLFQNLIKAASRETNTPDLTNNSLKVIADHIRACSFLIVDGVIPGNEGRGYVLRRIVRRAIRHGYKLGKKGAFFHKLVADLVAEMGAAYPELAEAQQRVTDVLRQEEERFFETIEHGMSILEAELADLEAKGRKTLDGELAFKLHDTYGFPLDLTADVCRERNVTVDEPAFDEAMARQREQARAAGKFKMTQGLEYSGAKTTFHGYEEIVFDDAKVVALYVDGASVNEVKTGQDAVVVLDHTPFYAESGGQVGDQGVIANASIRFAVADTLKVQADVSGHHGTLEQGVLKVGDVVKAEIDAIRRARTARNHSATHLMHKALREVLGSHVQQKGSLVDADKTRFDFAHNAPMTDDEIRRVEQIVNAEVLANAPGVVRVMSYDDAVKGGAMALFGEKYGDEVRVMDLGFSRELCGGTHVHRSGDIGLFKIVMEGGVAAGIRRVEAITGDNAVRFVQELDARVNAAAAALKAQPSELTQRIAQVQDQVKSLEKELGALKSKLASSQGDELVGQAIEVNGVHVLAATLDGADSKTLRETVDKLKDKLKSAAIVLAAVEGGKVSLIAGVTAEASKKVKAGELVNFVAQQVGGKGGGRPDMAQAGGTEPANLPAALAGVKGWVEAKL from the coding sequence ATGAAAGCCGCCGACATCCGCGAGAAATTCCTCAAGTTCTTCGAATCGAAGGGCCACACGATCGTGCGCTCGTCGAGCCTCGTGCCGGGCAACGACCCGACACTGCTCTTCACCAACTCGGGCATGGTGCAGTTCAAGGACGTGTTCCTCGGCACCGACAAGCGCCCGTACACGCGCGCCACGACCGCGCAGCGCAGCGTGCGCGCGGGCGGCAAGCACAACGACCTCGAGAACGTCGGCTATACGGCGCGTCACCACACGTTCTTCGAGATGCTCGGCAACTTCTCGTTCGGCGACTACTTCAAGCGCGACGCGATCCACTACTGCTGGGAACTGCTGACCAAGGTCTACGCGCTGCCGGCAGAGAAGCTCACCGTGACCGTCTACCAGGAAGACGACGAAGCCTTCGACATCTGGGCGAAGGAAATCGGCGTGCCGGTCGAGCGCATCATCCGCATCGGCGACAACAAGGGCGCGCGCTACGCGTCGGACAACTTCTGGCAGATGGCCGATACCGGCCCCTGCGGTCCGTGCTCGGAAGTGTTCTACGACCACGGCCCGGAAATCTGGGGCGGCCCCCCGGGGTCGCCTGAAGAGGATGGCGACCGCTTCATCGAGATCTGGAATCTCGTGTTCATGCAGTTCAACCGCGACGCCCAGGGCAACATGACGCCGCTGCCCAAGCAGTGCGTCGATACGGGCATGGGTCTCGAGCGCCTGGCGGCCGTGCTCCAGCACGTGCACAGCAACTACGAGATCGACCTGTTCCAGAACCTCATCAAGGCGGCTTCGCGCGAAACGAACACGCCCGATCTCACGAACAATTCGCTGAAGGTCATCGCCGACCACATCCGCGCGTGCTCGTTCCTGATCGTCGACGGCGTGATTCCCGGCAACGAAGGCCGCGGCTACGTGCTGCGCCGGATCGTGCGCCGCGCGATCCGCCACGGCTACAAGCTCGGCAAGAAGGGCGCGTTTTTCCACAAGCTGGTGGCGGATCTCGTCGCCGAAATGGGCGCCGCCTATCCGGAACTCGCCGAAGCACAGCAGCGCGTGACGGACGTTCTGCGCCAGGAAGAAGAGCGCTTCTTCGAGACCATCGAGCACGGCATGTCTATCCTCGAAGCCGAACTCGCGGACCTCGAAGCCAAGGGCCGCAAGACGCTCGACGGCGAACTCGCGTTCAAGCTGCACGACACGTACGGCTTCCCGCTCGACCTTACGGCCGACGTTTGCCGCGAGCGCAACGTGACGGTCGACGAGCCGGCGTTCGACGAAGCGATGGCGCGTCAGCGCGAGCAGGCGCGCGCGGCGGGCAAGTTCAAGATGACGCAGGGCCTCGAGTACTCGGGCGCGAAGACGACGTTCCACGGCTACGAAGAGATCGTGTTCGACGATGCGAAGGTCGTCGCGCTTTACGTGGACGGCGCCTCGGTCAACGAAGTGAAGACGGGCCAGGACGCCGTGGTCGTGCTCGACCATACGCCGTTCTATGCGGAATCGGGCGGCCAGGTCGGCGACCAGGGCGTGATCGCGAACGCGAGCATCCGCTTCGCCGTCGCCGACACGCTCAAGGTTCAAGCCGACGTGAGCGGCCACCACGGCACGCTCGAGCAAGGCGTGCTCAAGGTTGGCGACGTCGTGAAGGCGGAAATCGACGCCATCCGCCGCGCCCGCACCGCACGCAACCACTCGGCCACCCACTTGATGCACAAGGCGCTGCGCGAAGTGCTCGGCTCGCACGTGCAGCAAAAGGGCTCGCTCGTCGATGCCGACAAGACCCGCTTCGACTTCGCGCACAACGCGCCGATGACGGACGACGAAATCCGCCGCGTCGAGCAGATCGTCAACGCGGAAGTGCTCGCGAACGCGCCGGGCGTCGTGCGCGTGATGTCATACGACGATGCGGTGAAGGGCGGCGCGATGGCGCTCTTCGGCGAGAAGTACGGCGACGAAGTCCGCGTGATGGATCTCGGTTTCTCGCGTGAGCTGTGCGGCGGCACGCACGTGCACCGCAGCGGTGACATCGGCCTCTTCAAGATCGTGATGGAAGGCGGCGTGGCGGCGGGCATCCGCCGCGTGGAAGCGATCACGGGCGACAACGCAGTGCGCTTCGTGCAGGAACTCGACGCGCGCGTCAACGCAGCGGCCGCGGCCCTGAAGGCGCAGCCGTCGGAACTCACGCAGCGCATCGCGCAGGTGCAGGACCAGGTCAAGTCGCTGGAAAAGGAACTGGGCGCGCTCAAGTCGAAGCTCGCTTCGAGCCAGGGCGACGAGCTCGTGGGCCAGGCGATCGAAGTGAACGGCGTGCACGTGCTCGCCGCGACGCTCGATGGCGCCGATTCGAAGACGCTGCGCGAGACCGTGGACAAGCTCAAGGACAAACTCAAGAGCGCGGCCATCGTGCTGGCGGCGGTGGAGGGCGGCAAGGTTAGCCTGATCGCTGGCGTGACCGCCGAGGCGAGCAAGAAGGTCAAGGCCGGCGAACTCGTGAACTTCGTCGCCCAGCAGGTGGGCGGCAAGGGCGGCGGCCGTCCCGACATGGCGCAGGCTGGCGGCACCGAGCCGGCCAACCTGCCGGCCGCGCTTGCCGGCGTGAAGGGCTGGGTCGAAGCGAAGCTGTAA